One segment of Brassica napus cultivar Da-Ae chromosome C3, Da-Ae, whole genome shotgun sequence DNA contains the following:
- the LOC106384835 gene encoding uncharacterized protein LOC106384835 isoform X2: MTLRPSFRSRGNPSKAASASRGSDRNQGGSFLISMKEVLDDGGSKPVVETTPTEVVAQDAAPLPEVQVPEADYQAPKGTSEVEPSRHKRPRTDQGGAPTRSSSSSSRGGTVGWSFTHSKPGSILDDSWGLAAIMRHLKSVGCPLPALKDLTNRDEYLDIAHCMGQLAGAVNRAQLRFENALCAAPNAGELAEVTEMVKAAKADLDQARVRISELEAEVTRLGSKADAQQGEIESQKLDIQVKSRRINDLEAARKIAEHQVRELIASSQDSQKNKEAEVKLAVREGKKEVAEAYGKILVCVKEKFARKKDEVNALVYAQELQANADLLKDMLNNKIQSVEEEYNQLVALLPEATTAYEKAQVSDFSVSKLPLPQISESSVEAAIGGDGNVVDEGVPAGAGDPIQEEKED; the protein is encoded by the exons ATGACTCTGCGACCATCATTCCGTTCTAGGGGTAACCCCTCTAAAGCTGCCAGTGCTTCTCGTGGAAGCGACAGGAACCAAGGAGGATCGTTCCTTATCTCAATGAAGGAAGTTTTGGACGACGGAGGATCCAAACCTGTTGTCGAGACTACTCCAACTGAGGTTGTAGCTCAGGATGCTGCTCCTCTCCCTGAGGTCCAGGTGCCGGAGGCTGACTACCAGGCTCCGAAGGGTACCTCTGAGGTCGAGCCGTCGAGACACAAGAGGCCCAGGACCGATCAGGGCGGAGCTCCCACccgttcttcttcctcgtcctctagaGGAGGGACTGTTGGGTGGAGCTTTACCCATTCGAAGCCTGGGTCGATCCTGGACGACTCTTGGGGCCTAGCTGCGATAATGAGGCACCTGAAGAGCGTGGGATGTCCCCTTCCAGCGCTCAAGGACCTGACTAACCGAGATGAGTATCTCGATATTGCTCACTGTATGGGTCAG TTGGCTGGGGCTGTTAACAGGGCCCAGCTCAGGTTTGAGAATGCTCTGTGTGCTGCCCCCAATGCTGGTGAACTTGCTGAGGTTACCGAGATGGTTAAGGCAGCCAAAGCCGATCTTGACCAAGCCCGGGTTCGAATTTCTGAACTCGAAGCCGAAGTGACGAGGCTAGGCTCGAAGGCCGATGCTCAGCAAGGAGAGATCGAGAGTCAAAAGCTCGATATCCAGGTGAAGAGCAGGAGGATCAATGATTTGGAGGCTGCTCGAAAGATAGCTGAGCATCAAGTACGTGAGCTCATTGCCTCATCCCAGGATAGCCAGAAGAACAAGGAAGCTGAAGTCAAGCTGGCTGTCAGGGAAGGGAAGAAAGAAGTCGCCGAAGCTTACGGCAAGATCCTGGTCTGTGTTAAGGAGAAGTTTGCTAGGAAGAAAGATGAGGTCAACGCCTTGGTGTACGCTCAGGAGCTCCAAGCTAATGCCGACCTCTTGAAGGATATGCTGAACAACAAGATCCAAAGCGTTGAAGAGGAGTACAACCAATTGGTGGCCTTATTACCAGAAGCGACAACTGCGTATGAGAAGGCTCAAGTCTCTGACTTCTCGGTCAGCAAGCTTCCTCTTCCCCAGATCTCGGAGAGTTCAG TCGAGGCAGCAATAGGAGGTGATGGCAATGTGGTCGATGAGGGAGTTCCTGCCGGTGCTGGTGATCCGATTcaggaagagaaggaagattga
- the LOC106384835 gene encoding uncharacterized protein LOC106384835 isoform X1 yields the protein MTLRPSFRSRGNPSKAASASRGSDRNQGGSFLISMKEVLDDGGSKPVVETTPTEVVAQDAAPLPEVQVPEADYQAPKGTSEVEPSRHKRPRTDQGGAPTRSSSSSSRGGTVGWSFTHSKPGSILDDSWGLAAIMRHLKSVGCPLPALKDLTNRDEYLDIAHCMGQLAGAVNRAQLRFENALCAAPNAGELAEVTEMVKAAKADLDQARVRISELEAEVTRLGSKADAQQGEIESQKLDIQVKSRRINDLEAARKIAEHQVRELIASSQDSQKNKEAEVKLAVREGKKEVAEAYGKILVCVKEKFARKKDEVNALVYAQELQANADLLKDMLNNKIQSVEEEYNQLVALLPEATTAYEKAQVSDFSVSKLPLPQISESSAPVEAAIGGDGNVVDEGVPAGAGDPIQEEKED from the exons ATGACTCTGCGACCATCATTCCGTTCTAGGGGTAACCCCTCTAAAGCTGCCAGTGCTTCTCGTGGAAGCGACAGGAACCAAGGAGGATCGTTCCTTATCTCAATGAAGGAAGTTTTGGACGACGGAGGATCCAAACCTGTTGTCGAGACTACTCCAACTGAGGTTGTAGCTCAGGATGCTGCTCCTCTCCCTGAGGTCCAGGTGCCGGAGGCTGACTACCAGGCTCCGAAGGGTACCTCTGAGGTCGAGCCGTCGAGACACAAGAGGCCCAGGACCGATCAGGGCGGAGCTCCCACccgttcttcttcctcgtcctctagaGGAGGGACTGTTGGGTGGAGCTTTACCCATTCGAAGCCTGGGTCGATCCTGGACGACTCTTGGGGCCTAGCTGCGATAATGAGGCACCTGAAGAGCGTGGGATGTCCCCTTCCAGCGCTCAAGGACCTGACTAACCGAGATGAGTATCTCGATATTGCTCACTGTATGGGTCAG TTGGCTGGGGCTGTTAACAGGGCCCAGCTCAGGTTTGAGAATGCTCTGTGTGCTGCCCCCAATGCTGGTGAACTTGCTGAGGTTACCGAGATGGTTAAGGCAGCCAAAGCCGATCTTGACCAAGCCCGGGTTCGAATTTCTGAACTCGAAGCCGAAGTGACGAGGCTAGGCTCGAAGGCCGATGCTCAGCAAGGAGAGATCGAGAGTCAAAAGCTCGATATCCAGGTGAAGAGCAGGAGGATCAATGATTTGGAGGCTGCTCGAAAGATAGCTGAGCATCAAGTACGTGAGCTCATTGCCTCATCCCAGGATAGCCAGAAGAACAAGGAAGCTGAAGTCAAGCTGGCTGTCAGGGAAGGGAAGAAAGAAGTCGCCGAAGCTTACGGCAAGATCCTGGTCTGTGTTAAGGAGAAGTTTGCTAGGAAGAAAGATGAGGTCAACGCCTTGGTGTACGCTCAGGAGCTCCAAGCTAATGCCGACCTCTTGAAGGATATGCTGAACAACAAGATCCAAAGCGTTGAAGAGGAGTACAACCAATTGGTGGCCTTATTACCAGAAGCGACAACTGCGTATGAGAAGGCTCAAGTCTCTGACTTCTCGGTCAGCAAGCTTCCTCTTCCCCAGATCTCGGAGAGTTCAG CTCCAGTCGAGGCAGCAATAGGAGGTGATGGCAATGTGGTCGATGAGGGAGTTCCTGCCGGTGCTGGTGATCCGATTcaggaagagaaggaagattga
- the LOC125583088 gene encoding uncharacterized protein LOC125583088 — translation MQRNIRGPPKNLTEKVSIDDSNPEKQVSIGSELPLETKKELVEFLKQNIKTFAWTTSDMKGIDANVTTHKLNVDPTFKPIKQKRRKLGLEKAQAVNDEVDRLTKAGSIREVQYPDWLANPVVVKKKNGKWRICVDFTDLNKACPKDSFPLPHIDRLVEATAGHQLLSFMDAFSGYNQIMMDPEDQEKTAFITERGTYCYKVMPFGLKNAGATYQRLVNKMFAGQLGKTMEVYIDDMLVKSSKGEDHISHLRECFEILNKYDMKLNPAKCTFGVPSGEFLGYLVTERGIEANPKQIATFLEMPSPKTTREVQRLTGRIAALNRFISRSTDKCLPFYKLLKNNKKFLWDEKCEEAFKQLKAYLSEPPILSKPVVGEPLYLYLAVSAAAVSGVLVREEQNEQRPVYYTSKSLIDAETRYPTMEKLALAVVTAARKLRPYFQSHSIIVMTSQPLRTILHSPSQSGRLAKWAIELSEYDIEYRPRAAAKAQVLADFVIELASEHLDQETEVPKWSLYVDGASSRQGSGVGLRLTSSAGETIEQSYRLGFNASNNEAEYEALIAGLKLALSLGIRELNAYSDSQLVASQFHGEYETRDERMGAYLEVVLNLTKQFDKFELTRIPRGENSSADALAALASTSDPLVKRIIPVEGIEKPSIDIATKAEMDSKPKEKIEDNSLPTVATQVFTTFWFPKTRTRSFRKHTSRKATQNPENNDKSEGTHRSSDSLEPNSTSTSGGTIQTSEPLVYKVQTRSRTALKNASRNATQTTGDNEEIGDIPQNPEPTPTNISGGTTAPGPEQESPSSLHNKVVGREDWRIPIMDYILEGKIPPNKWEARKLKALAARYCIIESALHKRSVSGPYLKCVHGLVAMKLMKEMHDGSCGNHSGGRALAIRIKRQGYFWPTIIADCEVYSSSCDKCQRHAPIIHQPAEKLSNISAPYPFMRWSMDIIGPLVPSGKGKKLLNLLVLTDYFTKWIEAEAFQQINRFEVEGFVWKNIVCRHGVPYEIVTDNGGQFISHDFKSFCDKWNIRLTFSSPRRPQGNGQAEAANKSVLANLKKRLGAQKELWSEKLPEVLWACRTTPRKATEETPFSLAYGMEAVVPAETTAGSLRRELCTSNPAANNQLLMDSLDLIEERRDQALLRIQNYQQAMARHYNSKVRPRQFAVGDLVLRKVFEGTKEPGAGKLGTNWEGPYRIIHIVRPGVYKLQKVRTGVPEIRSWNATNLKRYYH, via the coding sequence ATGCAACGAAATATCCGAGGTCCCCCTAAGAACCTCACCGAAAAAGTTAGCATCGACGACTCAAATCCTGAGAAACAGGTGAGCATCGGATCCGAGCTACCTCTCGAAACCAAAAAGGAGCTCGTCGAATTCCTAAAACAGAATATCAAAACCTTTGCATGGACCACCAGCGACATGAAAGGCATAGATGCAAATGTCACCACTCATAAGCTCAATGTAGACCCTACTTTTAAACCGATCAAACAGAAACGTCGTAagctaggtctagaaaaagccCAAGCTGTCAACGACGAGGTCGATCGACTAACAAAGGCCGGGTCCATCCGAGAGGTACAATACCCCGATTGGCTAGCTAACCCAGTGGtagtaaaaaagaagaatgggAAATGGAGAATCTGTGTAGACTTCACCGATTTAAACAAAGCCTGTCCTAAGGACAGCTTCCCGTTACCTCATATCGATCGTTTGGTCGAAGCAACGGCTGGACACCAGCTCTTGTCCTTTATGGATGCCTTTTCAGGatataaccagattatgatggaTCCTGAGGATCAAGAGAAAACCGCATTCATAACTGAACGAGGAACCTATTGTTACAAGGTCATGCCGTTTGGTTTGAAAAACGCGGGAGCTACCTATCAAAGgttagtaaataaaatgttcgctggacaactcggaaaaaccatggaagtctacatcgacgacatgttagTCAAATCCTCAAAGGGGGAGGACCACATCTCCCATCTAAGAGAATGTTTCGAAATCCTCAACAAATACGACATGAAGCTAAACCCAGCTAAGTGTACCTTCGGAGTACCTTCCGGCGAATTCCTAGGTTACCTCGTAACCGAAAGAGGCATCGAAGCCAACCCGAAACAAATAGCGACATTCCTGGAAATGCCATCACCTAAAACGACCAGAGAGGTACAAAGATTGACCGGACGGATCGCAGCACTAAATCGATTCATCTCCAGGTCCACCGATAAATGCCTTCCATTCTATAAACTtctgaaaaataataagaagttCTTATGGGATGAAAAGTGCGAAGAAGCCTTCAAACAGCTGAAGGCTTACCTCTCGGAACCTCCGATACTATCCAAACCTGTAGTAGGAGAACCACTGTACCTGTACCTCGCCGTGTCGGCAGCTGCAGTCAGCGGAGtgctagtacgagaggaacaaaACGAACAGAGACCTGTCTATTATACTAGCAAAAGCTTAATAGACGCCGAGACGAGATATCCCACCATGGAAAAACTAGCCCTAGCAGTCGTGACAGCTGCCAGGAAGCTGCGACCTTATTTCCAATCGCACTCGATCATCGTAATGACCTCACAACCATTACGgacgattctgcatagcccTAGCCAATCCGGACGATTAGCCAAATGGGCTATAGAGCTCAGCGAGTACGACATCGAGTACAGACCCCGAGCAGCAGCAAAAGCTCAGGTCCTCGCCGATTTCGTTATTGAGCTAGCATCCGAACATCTAGACCAGGAAACAGAGGTTCCGAAATGGAGCCTATACGTGGACGGAGCCTCGTCAAGGCAAGGCTCCGGTGTCGGTTTAAGACTAACCTCCTCAGCCGGAGAAACCATCGAACAATCCTATAGACTTGGATTTAACGCTTCCAACAACGAGGCCGAGTACGAAGCACTAATCGCTGGATTAAAGCTCGCCCTGAGCCTCGGAATTCGGGAGCTAAACGCCTACAGCGACTCGCAGCTGGTAGCTAGCCAGTTTCACGGGGAATACGAAACAAGGGACGAAAGAATGGGGGCATACCTCGAGGTCGTCCTAAACCTCACAAAGCAGTTTGACAAGTTCGAGCTAACGAGGATCCCACGAGGGGAGAACTCCTCAGCAGACGCGCTCGCCGCATTAGCTTCCACATCCGACCCTCTCGTAAAACGAATTATACCCGTGGAAGGAATCGAGAAGCCAAGTATCGACATAGCTACCAAGGCTGAGATGGATAGCAAAccaaaggaaaaaatagaggatAACAGCCTCCCGACGGTAGCTACCCAAGTTTTCACGACATTCTGGTTCCCGAAAACTAGAACACGCAGCTTTAGAAAGCACACCTCCAGGAAAGCAACCCAGAACCCGGAAAACAACGACAAAAGTGAAGGTACTCACCGAAGTTCAGACTCCCTAGAGCCTAACTCTACGAGTACCTCCGGGGGCACCATCCAGACCTCGGAGCCACTTGTCTATAAAGTCCAAACAAGAAGCCGCACCGCTCTTAAAAACGCATCTAGGAACGCTACACAAACCACAGGGGATAACGAGGAAATTGGAGATATTCCTCAGAACCCAGAACCTACTCCAACGAATATCTCCGGGGGCACCACGGCACCAGGTCCCGAACAGGAATCTCCCTCCtctcttcacaacaaagttgtaGGGAGAGAAGACTGGAGAATACCGATCATGGATTACATCCTAGAGGGAAAAATTCCACCCAACAAGTGGGAGGCTCGAAAACTCAAAGCTTTAGCAGCAAGATACTGTATAATCGAGTCAGCCCTCCACAAACGAAGTGTCTCCGGACCTTACCTAAAATGCGTTCACGGCCTAGTAGCTATGAAACTCATGAAGGAAATGCACGACGGTTCCTGTGGAAACCATTCCGGAGGCAGAGCCTTAGCCATCCGAATAAAAAGACAAGGCTACTTCTGGCCTACCATTATCGCAGATTGTGAGGTCTACTCCTCATCGTGCgacaaatgccaaaggcatgcaccGATCATACACCAACCAGCGGAAAAGCTGTCTAACATATCAGCTCCCTACCCATTCATGAGGTGGTCTATGGACATTATAGGTCCATTAGTACCTTCAGGGAAAGGAAAGAAGTTACTAAACCTCCTGGTCCTAACCGACTACTTCACGAAATGGATTGAAGCTGAAGCTTTCCAACAAATAAACAGATTCGAGGTCGAAGGATTTGTTTGGAAAAACATCGTATGCAGGCATGGCGTCccatacgaaatcgtaaccgacaaTGGAGGACAGTTCATATCCCACGACTTCAAAAGTTTCTGCGATAAATGGAACATCCGCCTCACCTTCTCATCACCTCGGCGACCTCAAGGGAACGGACAGGCGGAGGCTGCCAACAAATCAGTTTTAGCAAACCTCAAGAAACGCCTAGGAGCCCAAAAGGAGCTTTGGTCGGAAAAACTACCCGAAGTACTATGGGCCTGCCGAACCACCCCACGAAAAGCTACAGAGGAAACTCCCTTCTCCTTAGCTTATGGGATGGAAGCTGTCGTCCCAGCAGAAACCACCGCAGGTAGCCTCAGACGGGAGCTCTGCACCTCAAATCCCGCAGCTAATAACCAGCTCCTGATGGATAGCCTCGACTTGATCGAGGAAAGACGAGACCAAGCCTTGCTTCGCATTCAAAATTATCAGCAAGCAATGGCACGACACTACAATTCCAAAGTAAGGCCCCGACAGTTCGCCGTAGGGGACCTAGTGCTTAGGAAAGTGTTCGAAGGAACAAAGGAACCGGGAGCTGGAAAGTTAGGaaccaactgggaaggaccctaccgAATTATCCACATAGTACGACCCGGAGTTTACAAACTCCAGAAGGTACGAACCGGGGTACCTGAAATCCGATCGTGGAATGCCACGAACCTCAAAAGATACTATCATTAG